From Thermoleophilum album:
CTGGCGCTCACCGCGCGTACGTCTATGCGACTCCCTAGACTGCCCCCGTCGCCGTGGCCAAGCCCGGCCGTCGACCGTAAACCAGCACGAAGGAGGTCGCGAGTTGCAGGAACGTGGACCCGCCGCGTACCTGGCCGAGTTCGTCGGAACGCTGCTGCTCGTCTTTTCGATCACGGCGACGCTCAGCCTGTTCCTCGCCGAGCCGACGGCGACCAACCCGACGCCGTTCATCGACTGGTCGGTGATCGGACTCGTGCACGCGCTCGTGCTCGCGCTCCTCTTCTACGCGCTGCGCCCCTTCTCCGGCGGCCACCTGAACCCGGCGATCTCCGTGGCTATGGCGGCGCTGGGTCGTATCCGCGGCGCCGACGCCGTCGTTTACATCGTCTGCCAGCTCGCTGGGGCGACGGTCGGCGCCCTGCTCACCAAGCTGCTGCTCCTCGACGAGGGGCGTCCGTTCGACTGGGGCGCCGTGGCGGTCAGCGACCGGCTCAGCGGTAACGCCGCGCTCGGCATGCTCGCCGAGGGCATCGGCGTCTTCCTGCTGGTGTGGATCTTCATCGAGATCGTGCAGCGCCAGCATCCCAACGCTGGCGCCGGTCCGTTGTGGCTGGGTGCGGCGCTGGGCGTGGCGGCGATGATCTTCGGTCCGCTCACCGGCGCGGCTGTGAACCCTGCGCGCGCTTTCGGGCCGGCGCTCGTGGCGCCCTCTTTCGGTGGCGTCGGCAAGTTCCTGCTCGTGTACGTCGCCGCGCCGGTGCTCGCCGCGCTCGCCGCTTGCGGAGTGAGCGTCGCGCTGCGCAGCCTGCACGGCGGCGATCCCCGCGATGCCGAGCCGACGGCGTTCGCTGGCGAGCCGGCGCGCACGAGCAAGCGCTAGCCGAGCGCCGATAGCCGGCTACTACCGCGCGCAGCCGGAGGTGGCCGATCGCTGCTCGCCGGACCGGCCGCGCACGGGCCGCTGTTAGCCCGCTGCCGCCGGCGCGGCGTGCCTCGGCCCCCGCTGCACGGGCGTAGACTGCCACCGGTGCGGCGAGTCACCTTCTCGCGCAACTACACGATCTCGCTGTCGCGGACCTGCCGCTGCTACTGCAAGTACTGCGCGTTCGCGACGCACAAGCCCCACCTGCACGCGCCTGAAGCCGTCGAGCGGATGCTCGACGACGCCGTCCGGCGCGGTGCCAAGGAGCTGCTGGTGCTGACCGGCGAGGCGCCCGACGAGAACCGCGAGGTGCGCGAGCGCTTGCGCTCGTGGGGGCACGACAGCTTCCTCGATTACGTCGAGTGGACGTGCCAGCGGGCGCTCGACCGCGGGCTTCTGCCGCACACGAACATCGGCGTGCTGGAGCGCGAAGAGCTCGCGCGCCTGCGCCGTGTGACCGCCTCGCAGGGGTTGATGCTCGAGTCGATCGTGCCTGACCTGGTGGTCCACCAAGGGTCGCCCACCAAGCACCCTGCGGTGCGCCAGCGCGTGCTCGAGCTGGCGGGCGAGCTGCGCATCCCCTTCACCACCGGCATCCTCATCGGCATCGGCGAAAGCCGCCACGATCGCATCGCTGCGCTCGAGACGATCGCCGCCGTCCACCGCCGCTACGGGCACATCCAGGAGGTGATCCTCCAGAACTTCGTGCCCCATCCCCGCTACTACGGCCGCGAGCCAGCGCTGATCGCCGACCGAGCGCAGCGCGAGGGAACGCGCGGCGGCCACGAGCAGCCGCTGCCGTCGTGGGCGAGCGAGGTGACGCTCGAGGAGATGCGCGAGCTGGTCCGCGTCTGTCGCGAGCTGATGCCGGACGTGGGCATCCAGATCCCGCCGAACCTGGCCGACTGGTGGCTTGAGCTCGTCGAGTGCGGGGCGACCGATCTCGGGGGTCTGTCGGCGAACGGCGACCACATCTCCCCAGAGCACCCGTTCCCTTCGCCGCTCGAGCTGCGCAGGCGGCTCGCGGCGCGTGGTTACGCGCTCGGCGAGCGGTTGTGCGTGTACCCGCGCTACATGAACGAAGAGTGGCTCGACCGCGGCGTGCTCGACGTCATCCGCATCCGCTACTGGACGTTCTTGCCGCGCACCGAGCGGACAGCGCGCGTCGAGCGACGACGCGTGCCGCGGCCTGATCTCGTGGCGCGCGCTGTCGCGCGCGGTCGCGAGGGCGAGGAGCTCACCGCCGACGAGCTCGCGGCACTGTTCGCCGAGCGCCGCCCCGAGGCGATCGAAGAGATCCGCCAAGCAGCCGACGAGCTGCGCGCCGAGCTCGTCGGCGACACGGTGACGTTCGTCGTCAACCGCAACATCAAC
This genomic window contains:
- a CDS encoding MIP/aquaporin family protein translates to MQERGPAAYLAEFVGTLLLVFSITATLSLFLAEPTATNPTPFIDWSVIGLVHALVLALLFYALRPFSGGHLNPAISVAMAALGRIRGADAVVYIVCQLAGATVGALLTKLLLLDEGRPFDWGAVAVSDRLSGNAALGMLAEGIGVFLLVWIFIEIVQRQHPNAGAGPLWLGAALGVAAMIFGPLTGAAVNPARAFGPALVAPSFGGVGKFLLVYVAAPVLAALAACGVSVALRSLHGGDPRDAEPTAFAGEPARTSKR
- the cofH gene encoding 5-amino-6-(D-ribitylamino)uracil--L-tyrosine 4-hydroxyphenyl transferase CofH, coding for MRRVTFSRNYTISLSRTCRCYCKYCAFATHKPHLHAPEAVERMLDDAVRRGAKELLVLTGEAPDENREVRERLRSWGHDSFLDYVEWTCQRALDRGLLPHTNIGVLEREELARLRRVTASQGLMLESIVPDLVVHQGSPTKHPAVRQRVLELAGELRIPFTTGILIGIGESRHDRIAALETIAAVHRRYGHIQEVILQNFVPHPRYYGREPALIADRAQREGTRGGHEQPLPSWASEVTLEEMRELVRVCRELMPDVGIQIPPNLADWWLELVECGATDLGGLSANGDHISPEHPFPSPLELRRRLAARGYALGERLCVYPRYMNEEWLDRGVLDVIRIRYWTFLPRTERTARVERRRVPRPDLVARAVARGREGEELTADELAALFAERRPEAIEEIRQAADELRAELVGDTVTFVVNRNINVSNVCTVGCAFCGFGQSRRSPDAYELDEGEFVRRVEEAVAYGATEICMQSGIHPDWTLDDYLYWLRVAKRVAPHIHLHAYSPMEVQWMCERSGLGPRGVFERLREAGLGSVPGTAAEILDDGVRERISPNKLPVARWVEIIEAAHAIGLRSTATVMFGHIETPEQLAEHMRVVRRVQERTGGFTEFVPLSFIPYQTLLGRRYGIEEIAPEENLKHTAVFRLALGKTVRNLQASWVKMGLELATEALRWGVNDLGGTLMEENISRLAGSRHGVRLDPADLVEAAHRAGRPAAERTTLYTIRRRWPIGEVPRRPVALPVAG